A stretch of the Ananas comosus cultivar F153 linkage group 14, ASM154086v1, whole genome shotgun sequence genome encodes the following:
- the LOC109720810 gene encoding serine/threonine-protein kinase 16-like gives MGCSFSGLNAIYGAVGSGGDVWINENRFRILKQLGDGGAAAVFLVKELVPAAAAAAAAPGGAGGLARKKGVSPSHISADGTYAMKKVLIQSEQQLELVRQEIGISSQFSHPNLLPLLDHAIIAVKGTQEGSKNYEAYLLFPVHLDGTLLDVTKVTQEKNEFLSTINILQIFRQICAGLKHMHSFDPPYAHNDVKPENVLITHRKGQPPLAILMDFESARPARKAIRSRSEALQLQEWASEHTSAAYRAPELWECPSNADIDERTDIWSLGCTLYAMMFGKSPFEDALNEAEENKHLVVRNPEIKWSPGPDTPYPESLRQFIVWMLQPQPAVRPHIDDIIIHVDKLVAKHSS, from the exons ATGGGGTGCTCGTTCTCCGGGCTCAACGCGATCTACGGGGCCGTGGGGAGCGGCGGCGATGTGTGGATCAACGAGAACCGATTCCGAATCTTGAAGCAGCTCGGCGACGGCGGGGCCGCCGCCGTCTTCCTCGTCAAGGAGCtcgtccccgccgccgccgccgccgccgccgctcctggcggcgccggcggcctCGCCCGCAAGAAGGGCGTCAGCCCCTCCCACATTTCAG CTGATGGGACGTATGCTATGAAGAAAGTCCTTATTCAAAGCGAGCAGCAGCTGGAACTGGTTCGGCAGGAGATTGGTATCTCTTCCCAATTTAGTCACCCTAATCTGCTTCCCCTTCTTGATCATGCCATAATTGCAGTTAAG GGTACACAGGAAGGATCAAAGAACTACGAAGCTTACTTGTTGTTCCCAGTTCATTTAGATGGAACTTTGCTGGACGTTACCAAAGTTACGCAAGAGAAGAATGAATTCTTGTCAACAATTAATATTCTTCAGATATTCCGTCAG ATTTGTGCAGGATTGAAGCATATGCACAGTTTTGACCCTCCGTATGCGCATAATGATGTCAAGCCTGAGAATGTACTCATAACGCACAGAAAGGGACAACCACCTCTAGCTATTTTAATGGATTTTGAGAGTGCTCGCCCTGCCAGAAAAGCAATTCGTTCTCGTTCTGAGGCATTGCAGTTGCAG GAATGGGCTTCTGAGCACACCTCTGCAGCTTACCGAGCTCCTGAATTATGGGAATGTCCAAGCAATGCTGACATTGATGAGAGAACTGATATATGGTCTCTGGGATGCACCTTGTATGCAATGAT GTTCGGAAAATCTCCTTTCGAAGACGCGCTTAACGAAGCGGAAGAAAATAAACATTTGGTGGTTAGAAATCCAGAAATAAAATGGTCTCCCGGACCGGACACCCCATACCCAGAGTCTCTCCGCCAATTCATCGTTTGGATGCTTCAGCCTCAGCCCGCAGTTCGACCTCACATCGACGACATCATCATCC